DNA from Kitasatospora acidiphila:
CGAGAACCGCGACTGGCTGCCGCCGGCCGAGGACCCGGACGTCCGCACCGCGCTGACCGCGCTGCTGGCCGCCGAGCCGCAGGTGCTGGGGGCCCAGCTGCACCCGGGCACCGAGACCGACGCGGTGCTGGCGCTGGCGCTGGCCGACGGGGCCCCGGTGGCCGAGGTGGCGCAGCGGCTGGCCGGCGCGCTGGCGGCCGACCCGGTGCTGCGGGTCCGGCTGGCCCGCGGCCTCGACCTCGCGCTGCTCCCCGCAGCGGCCGCGGGGAGCGGCTTCTACCAGCGCGCCTGACCGAGTCCCCGGCGCGCTGGGAACCGGACCTCAGGAGTAGACCGGCCCGGTGAACTTCTCGCCCGGGCCGGCACCCGGGGCGTCCGGCACGACCGAGGCCTCCCGGAACGCCAGCTGCAGCGAGCGCAGCCCGTCCCGCAGCGGGGCGGCGTGGAAGTTGCTGATCTCGGGCGCACCGGCGGTGACCAGCCCGGCCAGCGCGGTGATCAGCTTGCGGGCCTCGTCGAGGTCCTTGTCCTTGTCGCCGCCCTCGGCAAGCCCGCACTTCACCGCCGCCGCACTCATCAGATGCACCGCGACGGTGGTGATCACCTCGACGGCCGGCACCTCCGCGATGTCGCGGGTCAGGTCGTCGAAATCGGGCTCGCTGCTCACGCCAGGCTCATTCCATCAGGTTGTATCGGTACTCCTGGAGGGTACAAGGACGCGATGGCGACAATCCGTCCCGCCATCGTGTACAGTTCTTAGCGACCGGCCTGGCGCTTCATCGTGCCCGGCCAGCAAGTGGAGGCTCCACTCCGGCAACTCGCAAGAGTAGCCCGACAGTCTCCCACCCGATCGGCCTCGCGGTCGACGGGTCCGGTCCGCGACCGCGGCCAGTGACGGCCGAGTGTCGCCAGTGATGTCCTTGGTCGGACATCCCGGTTGTGTGGAGCCCTGCTTGCTAGCGAGCGGGGCTTTTTTCGTGCCGCGGTGCCATGCAGTACCGCAGCACGCATGAAGCCCCGCCCAATGGTCGAAGTCCACTACGTGCGACCGCCCCCTGACGGCCGCATCGCAGAAGGTGCAACCGAGGAGGCCCCATCAGCACCGAGCCCCGCATCAACGACCGGATTCGCGTCCCGAGGTGCGACTCGTCGGTCCCAGCGGCGAGCAGGTCGGCATCGTGCCGCTTGCCAAGGCGCTGGAGCTTGCGCAGGAGTACGACCTCGACCTGGTCGAGGTCGCGGCGACCGCCCGGCCGCCGGTGTGCAAGCTCATGGACTACGGCAAGTTCAAGTACGAGTCGGCCATGAAGGCCCGTGAGGCGCGCAAGAACCAGGCGCACACGGTCATCAAGGAGATGAAGCTCCGGCCGAAGATCGACCCGCACGACTATGACACCAAGAAGGGTCACGTCGTCCGGTTCCTCAAGCAGGGCGACAAGGTCAAGATCACGATCATGTTCCGCGGTCGTGAGCAGTCCCGCCCCGAGCTGGGCTTCCGACTGCTGCAGCGGCTCGCCAACGACGTCCAGGACCTGGGCTTCGTGGAGAGCTCGGCCAAGCAGGACGGCCGTAACATGATCATGGTTCTCGGCCCGCACAAGAAGAAGACCGAGGCGATGGCCGAGGCCCGTGCGGCGCAGGACGCCCGCAAGGCCGAGCGCCTGGGCCGGACCACCGGCCCGGCCGACACCGCCGAGGATGACGACGACGCCGCCGCTGCTGAGGCCACTGCCGCGGACGCGACCCAGGACCTGGCGGAGGACGGCGTCGACGACGACGCCGCCGACGCCGAGCAGGCCGCCGAGGTCGCCCAGGACGCCTGAGCCCCAGGGGCTCCGGCCGGTCTTGAGTGATCCGGCCACCGCGGTACCGGGGCTCCCGCCCCGGTGACCGGAGAACCCCCAGCGCTTGGGCCCGTGTGCGTTAAACCGCGCGGGCCCAGGCGGACCGACGAGGAGATACGGCGACATGCCGAAGCAGAAGACGCACAGTGGCGCGAGCAAGCGCTTCAAGATCACGGGCTCTGGCAAGGTGCTGCGCGAGCGCGCCGGCAAGCGCCACCTCCTGGAGCACAAGCCCTCCACGCTGACCCGCCGTCTGACCGGCACCGCCGAGATGGCTCCCGCGGACGCCAAGAAGATCAAGAAGCTTCTCGGCAAGTGATCGCCCGCCGCGGCCTGACGGCTGCGGAGCCCGGCAGATCCTTCCCGACCGATACGAAGACGGACCACGTGAAGTAGTCCGTGGTCCAACCCAAGGAGTAATGAAGTGGCACGCGTCAAGCGGGCAGTGAACGCCCACAAGAAGCGCCGGGTCATCCTGGAGCGCGCCAGCGGCTACCGTGGCCAGCGCTCGCGCCTGTACCGCAAGGCCAAGGAGCAGGTCACCCACTCGCTCGTTTACAACTACAACGACCGCAAGAAGCGCAAGGGCGACTTCCGTCAGCTCTGGATCCAGCGCATCAACGCGGCCGCTCGTGCCAACGGCATGACCTACAACCGCTTCGTGCAGGGCCTGAAGGCCGCCAGCATCGAGATCGACCGCA
Protein-coding regions in this window:
- a CDS encoding DUF1844 domain-containing protein, giving the protein MSSEPDFDDLTRDIAEVPAVEVITTVAVHLMSAAAVKCGLAEGGDKDKDLDEARKLITALAGLVTAGAPEISNFHAAPLRDGLRSLQLAFREASVVPDAPGAGPGEKFTGPVYS
- the rpmI gene encoding 50S ribosomal protein L35; translation: MPKQKTHSGASKRFKITGSGKVLRERAGKRHLLEHKPSTLTRRLTGTAEMAPADAKKIKKLLGK
- the rplT gene encoding 50S ribosomal protein L20; its protein translation is MARVKRAVNAHKKRRVILERASGYRGQRSRLYRKAKEQVTHSLVYNYNDRKKRKGDFRQLWIQRINAAARANGMTYNRFVQGLKAASIEIDRKMLAELAVNDPNAFAALVEAAQKALPTDVNAPKVAA